The proteins below are encoded in one region of Litorilinea aerophila:
- a CDS encoding Gfo/Idh/MocA family protein, with product MSKTLKVGVIGVGGIAKTHMPGWAASEHAEVIAGSDVVPSVLEAWGQLHGVTRLSTNPADIINDPDIDIIDVCTPNMYHTELVVAALDAGKHVICEKPLAPTPADIRRMIEARDRSGKMLMTAQHFRFKGSSQAMKRELETGVLGDIYHARSWMLRRGWIPARPGFIYKKNSGGGPCIDIGVHILDLTLWFMGNPKPVAVSGVAKAPLAHHEGAFSQWGGVPVPQDMDVEDFAAAFVRFENGATLILEVSWLLHHDTPGEDMQMWLYGTEAGAHWPQCKFMETHYQTRQFSNRTLQLINDTMEPHALECVEFARCVAEGLPSPVPAEQSLQVMSILDGIYRSQAAGREVRLEE from the coding sequence GTGTCTAAGACTTTGAAAGTGGGTGTCATCGGCGTCGGCGGCATCGCCAAGACCCACATGCCAGGCTGGGCCGCCTCGGAGCATGCAGAGGTTATCGCCGGCAGCGATGTGGTCCCCTCCGTCCTGGAAGCGTGGGGGCAGCTCCACGGCGTGACCCGGCTCTCCACCAACCCGGCGGACATCATCAACGACCCGGACATCGACATCATCGACGTCTGCACCCCCAACATGTACCACACCGAGCTGGTGGTGGCCGCGCTGGACGCGGGCAAGCATGTCATCTGCGAGAAGCCCCTGGCCCCCACCCCGGCCGACATCCGCCGCATGATCGAGGCCCGGGATCGCTCCGGTAAAATGTTGATGACCGCCCAGCATTTCCGCTTCAAGGGCAGCTCCCAGGCCATGAAGCGAGAACTGGAGACCGGCGTGCTGGGAGACATCTACCATGCCCGCAGCTGGATGCTGCGCCGGGGGTGGATCCCGGCCCGGCCCGGCTTCATCTACAAGAAAAATAGTGGCGGCGGCCCCTGCATCGACATCGGCGTCCACATTCTGGACCTGACCCTCTGGTTCATGGGCAACCCCAAGCCCGTGGCCGTGAGCGGCGTGGCCAAGGCCCCCCTGGCCCACCACGAGGGCGCCTTCAGCCAGTGGGGCGGCGTGCCGGTGCCCCAGGACATGGACGTGGAGGATTTCGCCGCGGCCTTCGTGCGCTTCGAGAACGGCGCGACCCTCATCCTGGAGGTGAGCTGGCTGCTCCACCACGACACCCCCGGCGAGGACATGCAGATGTGGCTCTACGGCACCGAGGCCGGCGCCCACTGGCCCCAGTGCAAGTTCATGGAGACCCACTACCAGACCCGGCAGTTCTCCAACCGCACCCTGCAGCTCATCAACGATACCATGGAGCCCCACGCGCTGGAATGCGTGGAGTTCGCCCGCTGCGTGGCCGAGGGGCTGCCCTCGCCCGTGCCCGCGGAACAGTCCCTCCAGGTCATGAGCATCCTGGACGGCATCTACCGCAGCCAGGCCGCCGGCCGGGAAGTCCGCCTGGAGGAGTGA